A region of Paucidesulfovibrio gracilis DSM 16080 DNA encodes the following proteins:
- a CDS encoding IscA/HesB family protein — MLQLSDAALNGLKQYFESNEKAPVRVFVAQSCSGASLALGLDQVRDGDKSFDFDGDITVVVDEELIEQAQPVTIDMGPMGFEVKSSLEFPQDGGCGCSSCGTGSCSSGSCH, encoded by the coding sequence ATGCTTCAATTGTCCGACGCGGCCCTGAATGGGCTGAAACAATACTTTGAATCCAACGAGAAGGCGCCGGTGCGCGTATTTGTGGCCCAGAGCTGCTCCGGGGCGTCCCTGGCCCTGGGACTGGACCAGGTGCGCGATGGCGACAAGAGCTTTGATTTTGACGGCGACATCACCGTTGTCGTGGACGAGGAACTGATTGAACAGGCCCAACCCGTGACCATCGACATGGGTCCCATGGGATTTGAAGTGAAGTCCAGCCTGGAGTTTCCCCAGGACGGCGGTTGCGGTTGCAGCTCCTGCGGCACAGGTTCCTGCTCGTCCGGCAGTTGCCACTAG
- the aspS gene encoding aspartate--tRNA ligase, with the protein MSEQIFQDDSVYDKYRWIDDLGGWRRSHHNNELTAANMGEQVCLMGWVQFRRDHGGLIFIDLRDREGLTQVVFSPEHNTEAHERAHAIRPEYVVAVRGTVRPRPEGMANSNLVTGEIEIVVDEWKLLNTSDTPPFPIEDRVEAGENLRLKYRYLDLRRPALARNFILRNKAAQSVRRYLDNLGFLEIETPVLTKSTPEGARDFLVPSRLSQGDFFALPQSPQLFKQMLMVSGMERYFQIVKCFRDEDLRADRQPEFTQIDIEMSFVDEEIVQDMAENMVRTLFRETLDVNLPEAFPRMTYADAMRDYGVDKPDVRFDLKLQNVSDVFEGSGFKVFAQASLVKVMRVPGGGRLTRKEIDDFTKFVEIYGSKGLAWIKVKEDGEWQSPIVKFFSDEEKSRLAERTGVQAGDILFFQAGQADIVNAALGNLRLKVGERFELIDENAFAPLWITDFPLLEWDEEDKRWVARHHPFTSAQPGQLDTLTDNPGEALARAYDLVLNGHEIGGGSIRIHTPEMQEKMFAALGIDEEEARAKFGFLMDALKFGAPPHGGIAFGLDRLVMIMTGAKSIRDVIAFPKTQRGTCMMTEAPSQVARKQLRELGIRLREKKEEQ; encoded by the coding sequence ATGAGTGAACAAATTTTTCAGGACGACAGCGTTTACGACAAATACCGCTGGATCGACGATCTGGGCGGCTGGCGGCGCTCGCACCACAACAACGAACTCACCGCCGCCAACATGGGCGAACAGGTCTGTCTCATGGGCTGGGTCCAGTTCCGGCGCGACCACGGCGGCCTGATCTTCATCGACCTGCGCGACCGCGAAGGCCTGACCCAGGTGGTCTTCAGCCCCGAACACAATACCGAGGCCCACGAACGCGCCCACGCCATCCGGCCCGAATACGTGGTGGCCGTGCGCGGCACAGTGCGCCCCCGGCCCGAAGGCATGGCCAATTCCAATCTGGTCACCGGGGAAATCGAAATCGTGGTGGACGAATGGAAACTGCTGAACACCTCGGATACGCCCCCGTTTCCCATTGAAGACCGCGTGGAGGCCGGTGAAAATCTGCGCCTCAAATACCGCTACCTGGATCTTCGCCGTCCCGCGCTGGCCCGCAACTTCATCCTGCGCAACAAGGCCGCCCAAAGCGTACGCCGCTACCTGGACAACCTGGGTTTCCTGGAAATCGAAACCCCGGTGCTGACCAAGTCCACGCCCGAAGGCGCGCGCGATTTTCTGGTACCCAGCCGCCTGAGCCAGGGCGATTTTTTTGCCCTGCCCCAGTCCCCGCAGCTCTTCAAGCAGATGCTCATGGTTTCGGGCATGGAACGCTATTTCCAAATCGTCAAATGCTTCCGCGATGAAGACCTGCGCGCCGACCGGCAGCCCGAGTTCACCCAGATCGACATTGAAATGAGCTTCGTGGACGAGGAAATCGTTCAGGACATGGCTGAAAACATGGTCCGGACCCTGTTCCGCGAAACCCTTGACGTAAACCTGCCCGAAGCCTTCCCCCGCATGACCTATGCCGACGCCATGCGCGACTACGGCGTGGATAAGCCCGATGTGCGCTTTGACCTCAAGCTCCAAAACGTGAGCGATGTTTTCGAAGGCTCAGGCTTCAAGGTCTTTGCCCAGGCCTCCCTGGTCAAGGTCATGCGCGTACCCGGCGGCGGCCGTCTCACCCGTAAGGAAATCGACGACTTCACCAAGTTCGTGGAAATCTATGGCTCCAAGGGCTTGGCCTGGATCAAGGTCAAGGAGGACGGTGAATGGCAGTCCCCCATTGTCAAATTCTTCTCGGATGAGGAAAAAAGCCGCCTGGCCGAACGCACCGGCGTGCAGGCCGGGGACATCCTCTTTTTCCAGGCTGGCCAGGCCGACATCGTCAACGCCGCACTGGGCAACCTGCGCCTCAAGGTCGGCGAACGCTTCGAACTCATCGACGAAAACGCCTTTGCGCCGCTTTGGATCACGGACTTCCCGCTGCTGGAATGGGACGAGGAAGACAAACGCTGGGTCGCCCGGCACCACCCCTTTACCTCGGCCCAACCCGGACAGCTGGACACCCTGACCGACAATCCCGGCGAAGCCCTGGCCCGCGCCTACGACCTCGTGCTTAACGGACACGAAATCGGCGGCGGCTCCATCCGCATCCATACCCCGGAGATGCAGGAAAAAATGTTCGCGGCCCTGGGCATTGACGAAGAAGAAGCCCGCGCCAAATTCGGCTTCCTCATGGACGCGCTGAAATTCGGCGCTCCGCCCCACGGCGGCATCGCCTTTGGCCTGGACCGGCTCGTAATGATCATGACCGGCGCCAAGTCCATCCGCGACGTCATCGCCTTCCCCAAAACACAACGGGGTACCTGCATGATGACCGAAGCGCCCTCGCAAGTGGCACGAAAACAACTGCGGGAACTGGGCATCCGACTTCGGGAAAAGAAAGAAGAACAATAG
- a CDS encoding MBOAT family O-acyltransferase, whose protein sequence is MVFSSIVFLLFFLPAALALNFVLPPRARNAALLFSSLVFYFWGEGFTVLLLLFSAFSVYFCGLLLHQNRTTNPARARLILFFAVCVNLSFLGYYKYANFFVLDVLHAGNTGWEHVALPVGISFFTFQAISYIIDVYRGDIRPARSFTTLACYIASFPQLVAGPIVRYRDIETDLHDRKTSVKDFSQGANRFFLGLGKKVLIANPLAQCADTLFALPSGQIGPGEAWLGTLAYSLQIYYDFSGYSDMAIGLGRMLGFHFPENFNYPYIANSIQDFWRRWHISLSTWFRDYLYIPLGGNRVSPLRTYANLATVFLLCGFWHGAAWTFVAWGAYHGLFLVLERLFLGKVLHRLPGLVRHAYALLVVLGGWVIFRAETLPQALEFLRAGAMLGGIATNPHQIERVLTNDVLLALGMGLFFSWPVYPRLKNALAASNAAGWLRPAHQGMLLGVYMICLFRLSASTYNPFLYFRF, encoded by the coding sequence ATGGTATTCAGTTCCATTGTCTTTCTCCTCTTTTTTCTTCCGGCGGCGCTGGCGCTGAATTTTGTTTTGCCGCCCCGGGCGCGTAACGCCGCGCTGCTTTTTAGCAGCCTCGTGTTCTATTTTTGGGGCGAGGGCTTCACGGTCCTTTTGCTGCTGTTTTCCGCGTTCAGCGTCTATTTCTGCGGCCTGCTCCTCCATCAAAATCGGACCACGAATCCGGCGCGGGCAAGGCTGATCCTTTTCTTTGCCGTCTGTGTAAACCTCAGCTTCCTCGGCTATTATAAATACGCAAACTTCTTCGTCCTGGACGTCCTGCACGCCGGGAATACCGGATGGGAACACGTGGCCCTGCCCGTGGGCATCAGCTTTTTTACCTTCCAGGCCATCAGCTACATCATCGACGTCTACCGGGGAGACATCCGCCCGGCCCGCAGCTTCACCACTCTGGCCTGCTACATCGCGTCCTTTCCGCAACTCGTGGCCGGTCCCATCGTCCGCTACCGCGACATTGAAACGGATCTTCACGACCGGAAAACAAGCGTGAAGGACTTTTCCCAGGGAGCCAATCGGTTCTTTCTCGGGCTTGGGAAGAAAGTGCTCATCGCCAACCCCCTGGCCCAATGCGCGGACACGCTTTTCGCGCTTCCTTCCGGACAGATCGGACCCGGCGAGGCCTGGCTTGGAACGCTGGCGTATTCACTCCAAATATATTATGATTTTTCAGGCTACTCCGACATGGCCATCGGCCTGGGGCGGATGCTTGGATTCCATTTTCCGGAAAACTTCAATTATCCGTACATTGCTAATTCCATTCAGGATTTCTGGCGAAGGTGGCATATATCCCTTTCCACCTGGTTTCGGGATTATCTGTACATTCCCCTGGGCGGCAACCGCGTCTCCCCCTTACGCACCTACGCCAACCTCGCCACGGTGTTCCTGCTCTGCGGATTCTGGCACGGGGCAGCCTGGACCTTCGTGGCGTGGGGAGCCTACCACGGACTCTTCCTCGTGCTTGAGCGCCTCTTTCTGGGCAAGGTGCTACACCGTTTGCCGGGGCTGGTGCGCCATGCCTACGCCTTACTGGTGGTATTGGGCGGCTGGGTCATCTTCCGGGCCGAGACACTTCCCCAGGCGTTGGAATTCCTGAGGGCCGGAGCCATGCTCGGCGGCATTGCCACCAATCCGCACCAGATCGAACGGGTGCTGACCAACGACGTCCTCCTGGCATTGGGGATGGGTCTCTTTTTTTCCTGGCCCGTCTACCCCCGGCTCAAAAACGCGCTTGCCGCCTCGAACGCCGCAGGCTGGCTTCGCCCGGCGCACCAGGGGATGCTGCTTGGCGTGTACATGATCTGCCTGTTCCGCCTTTCGGCCTCCACCTACAACCCGTTTTTATATTTCAGGTTCTAG
- the hisS gene encoding histidine--tRNA ligase: MSKKIQKIKGFADLFPEEAAIFSFMEAKARNAFERFGFGELRTPVLEKTELFQKSIGEDTDVVGKEMFTFPDRKGRSLTMRPEATAGVIRAFVEAGKHQPGSVAKYYSFGPMFRYERPQKGRQRQFHQINAEIIGAPEPQSDAELILMLDTFLRDLGLKKLSIELNSLGCPECRPTYRRALTEYFNSLPVDELCEDCRRRKDTNPLRVLDCKVPACKELVKDAPSVTDHLCAECADHFAQVREVLDRAGLVYELNPRLVRGLDYYQRTTFEITSGDIGAQTAVAGGGRYDGLVKHLGGPDVPATGFACGMERLALLLGEQSADQPDFYIAVTAPKAANNALLLAQELRLAGLGGQVSYSAGSMKSRLRAANRIGARYCLILGEEENVDHTVTVKDMVGDSPQVTVTPEQCRQLLLGGKKR, encoded by the coding sequence ATGAGCAAAAAGATTCAGAAAATCAAGGGATTCGCCGACCTCTTTCCAGAAGAGGCCGCCATTTTCAGCTTCATGGAGGCCAAGGCCCGCAACGCGTTTGAGCGTTTTGGCTTCGGTGAGCTGCGCACGCCCGTGCTGGAAAAAACCGAACTGTTCCAAAAGTCCATTGGTGAAGACACGGACGTGGTCGGCAAAGAAATGTTCACCTTTCCGGACCGCAAGGGGCGCTCGCTGACCATGCGGCCCGAGGCCACGGCCGGAGTGATCCGCGCGTTCGTGGAGGCCGGAAAACACCAGCCCGGCAGTGTGGCCAAGTATTATTCCTTTGGTCCCATGTTCCGATACGAGCGTCCGCAAAAGGGCCGCCAGCGCCAGTTTCATCAAATCAACGCCGAAATCATCGGCGCGCCCGAACCGCAGTCCGACGCCGAGCTGATCCTCATGCTCGATACCTTTCTGCGCGACCTGGGCCTGAAAAAACTGTCCATTGAGCTGAACTCCCTGGGCTGCCCGGAATGCCGTCCCACATACCGCCGCGCTCTGACCGAGTATTTCAATTCCCTGCCCGTGGACGAGCTGTGCGAAGACTGCCGCCGCCGCAAGGATACCAACCCCCTGCGCGTGCTGGACTGCAAGGTGCCCGCCTGCAAGGAGCTGGTCAAGGATGCGCCCAGCGTCACGGACCACCTCTGCGCTGAATGCGCCGACCACTTCGCCCAGGTGCGCGAGGTGCTCGACCGGGCCGGTCTGGTCTACGAGCTGAACCCGCGTCTGGTGCGCGGGCTGGATTATTACCAGCGCACCACCTTTGAAATCACCTCCGGCGACATCGGCGCACAAACCGCGGTGGCCGGAGGCGGCCGCTACGACGGATTGGTCAAGCACCTGGGCGGCCCGGATGTCCCGGCCACGGGCTTTGCCTGCGGCATGGAGCGTCTGGCCCTGCTGCTCGGGGAACAATCCGCCGACCAGCCGGACTTCTACATCGCCGTAACCGCGCCTAAAGCCGCCAACAACGCCCTGCTTCTGGCCCAGGAACTCCGCCTGGCCGGATTGGGCGGCCAGGTCAGCTACAGCGCGGGCAGCATGAAAAGCCGTTTGCGCGCCGCCAACCGCATCGGCGCACGCTATTGCCTGATCCTCGGCGAGGAAGAGAACGTCGATCATACCGTCACGGTCAAGGACATGGTGGGCGATTCCCCCCAGGTCACCGTGACCCCGGAGCAATGCCGACAACTGCTGCTGGGCGGCAAAAAACGGTAA
- a CDS encoding alginate O-acetyltransferase AlgX-related protein: MKTRSYPIHAALCMALFLLPALVMLSGLATVDEARFERKELRPPNKFPGFPAKAAPGTVLNAMRQWPHDFEAWFNDHYAFRRVFLDADKDLNRLLGILPPADPNARVVIGKNDRFFLGDRFDQVMTQHTGDAYVMSEDLRDALVQRMTAMAHALDDMNVEFLFLLAPDKHGIYPEDLPGWLSPFQGVTSADLFMEGAAEAGLPTVDGRRILQREKSRFNALLYPNTDSHWSDLGAYLVYRAMMEQLSDALGPLRALTMERCVVTPQPEGFGLARLAGLDAVNDALIRLRFNEPFRTLRAFDFSGNEVSIGLDERFPKHLNRITVNPEALNHLTVLVFRDSFSRALIPMLSQTFSKVVYTGKANRDICEDLVTRYNVDLVIFETAERFLPYL, from the coding sequence ATGAAGACCCGATCGTATCCGATCCACGCCGCCCTGTGCATGGCATTGTTCCTTTTGCCCGCCCTGGTTATGCTTTCCGGACTGGCAACCGTGGACGAGGCCCGCTTCGAACGAAAGGAACTGCGCCCACCGAACAAATTTCCAGGTTTTCCGGCCAAGGCAGCTCCCGGAACCGTGCTCAACGCGATGCGCCAGTGGCCCCACGATTTCGAGGCCTGGTTCAACGACCATTACGCCTTTCGCCGCGTTTTTCTCGACGCGGACAAAGACCTCAACCGATTGCTCGGCATTCTGCCCCCCGCCGACCCAAACGCAAGGGTCGTCATCGGCAAAAACGACCGCTTTTTTCTCGGGGACCGTTTTGATCAGGTCATGACCCAGCACACCGGTGACGCCTATGTCATGTCCGAAGACCTCCGGGACGCCCTGGTGCAACGCATGACCGCAATGGCCCATGCCCTCGACGACATGAACGTGGAGTTCCTGTTTCTTCTGGCACCGGACAAACATGGAATCTATCCCGAAGACCTGCCGGGCTGGCTGTCCCCTTTTCAGGGAGTAACTTCGGCGGACTTGTTCATGGAAGGAGCAGCAGAGGCAGGACTCCCGACCGTGGACGGCCGCCGCATTCTGCAAAGGGAAAAATCACGATTCAACGCCTTGCTCTACCCCAATACGGACAGCCACTGGTCGGACTTGGGAGCCTATCTGGTCTACAGAGCCATGATGGAGCAGCTTTCGGATGCGTTGGGACCGCTTCGCGCCCTGACCATGGAACGCTGCGTGGTTACTCCACAGCCCGAAGGCTTTGGACTGGCCAGGCTCGCCGGGCTTGATGCGGTGAACGACGCCTTGATTCGTCTGCGGTTCAACGAACCGTTCCGCACCTTGCGCGCCTTCGACTTTTCAGGCAACGAAGTGTCCATCGGCCTTGACGAGCGGTTTCCCAAACACCTGAACCGAATCACGGTCAATCCCGAAGCGCTCAACCACCTGACGGTGCTGGTATTTCGTGATTCCTTCAGCCGGGCGCTCATTCCAATGCTCAGCCAGACATTTTCAAAGGTGGTGTATACCGGCAAGGCCAACCGGGATATCTGTGAGGATCTGGTAACCCGATACAACGTGGATTTGGTTATCTTTGAAACCGCGGAACGGTTTTTGCCGTATCTTTGA